From the Pedobacter cryoconitis genome, one window contains:
- a CDS encoding NAD(P)/FAD-dependent oxidoreductase — MEADAIIIGAGACGLMCAVQAGYLGKKVIILEKGSKAGAKILISGGGRCNYTNMFATDEQFISGNKHFSKSAFTQWTVADTISFFETYGIDGKEKTLGQLFPEDKNAKDIVEVFTTLCSDFGQEIKCNADVTDIIQNDGSYSITYQQSGKTYTLNTPKLVIATGGLPIPKMGATDFALRFARKNGLKIIDTAPALVPLTITGKEEEWYAQLSGNSVFCEVSNDKISFEENILFTHWGLSGPAILQISSYWQPGESININLLPREDITALLEEERKYHGKTLLSTLLNRYYAKKFTDALHKYLPVDKAVASLTKTELELIHQTIHLFKVKPAGDKGYDKAEVMRGGIDTNELSSKTLECKKMPGLYFGGECVDVTGWLGGYNFQWAWACGFVIAQGI, encoded by the coding sequence ATGGAGGCTGATGCTATAATAATTGGGGCGGGCGCATGCGGATTGATGTGTGCAGTACAAGCTGGATACCTTGGTAAGAAGGTGATTATACTGGAAAAAGGAAGTAAGGCGGGAGCCAAAATATTAATCTCCGGAGGCGGTAGGTGCAACTATACCAATATGTTCGCTACCGACGAACAATTTATTTCGGGAAATAAACACTTTAGTAAATCGGCCTTTACACAGTGGACGGTCGCAGATACCATCAGCTTTTTTGAAACTTACGGGATTGATGGGAAAGAAAAAACGTTAGGACAATTGTTCCCTGAGGATAAGAATGCAAAAGACATTGTAGAGGTATTTACAACGCTGTGTTCAGACTTTGGACAGGAGATCAAATGCAATGCCGATGTAACTGACATTATACAAAACGACGGTTCTTATAGTATCACTTATCAGCAATCTGGTAAAACATATACTTTGAATACTCCGAAACTTGTCATTGCTACAGGTGGATTACCAATTCCAAAGATGGGTGCAACAGATTTTGCACTCCGTTTTGCCCGTAAAAACGGGTTAAAGATTATTGATACTGCGCCAGCACTGGTTCCACTGACAATTACAGGAAAAGAGGAAGAATGGTACGCACAACTTTCTGGAAATTCAGTTTTTTGCGAAGTCAGCAATGATAAAATCTCTTTCGAGGAGAATATTCTGTTTACCCACTGGGGATTAAGCGGGCCTGCAATCTTGCAGATCTCCTCTTACTGGCAACCAGGAGAAAGTATAAATATTAACCTTTTACCGCGGGAAGATATCACTGCACTGCTTGAAGAAGAAAGAAAATACCATGGAAAGACATTATTGTCTACCTTACTGAACAGATATTATGCGAAAAAATTTACTGATGCCCTGCATAAATACCTTCCAGTTGACAAAGCTGTAGCCTCTTTAACAAAAACTGAACTGGAATTAATCCATCAGACCATTCATTTGTTTAAAGTGAAGCCTGCGGGTGATAAGGGCTATGACAAGGCAGAAGTAATGCGTGGTGGAATTGATACCAACGAGTTATCTTCTAAAACGCTTGAATGTAAAAAAATGCCAGGCCTTTATTTTGGCGGGGAATGTGTAGATGTTACCGGCTGGCTTGGCGGATATAATTTTCAATGGGCATGGGCTTGTGGCTTTGTGATTGCACAGGGGATATAG
- a CDS encoding ATP-dependent DNA helicase RecQ, translating to MNETEVLKQYWGFNSFRPLQQDIIQAVLEGKDVMALLPTGGGKSLCFQVPALVKEGICIVVSPLIALMKDQVENLKAKGVNAVAIYAGMGKREIDILLDNCIYGPVKFLYLSPERLLADLVRTRISYMNVNLIAIDEAHCISQWGYDFRPSYMQITALREIHPEVPFIALTATATAFVREDIVDKLTLRDPQIFVQSFARKNLSYVVFGLEDKHKKLIDIVTNVKGSGLVYVRNRRETSEIALFLKRNQIAADFYHAGIEKDERSKKQEAWKQNKIRVMVATNAFGMGIDKPDVRFVVHLDLPESLEAYYQEAGRGGRDGKRAYAVLLANASDQLALKAKYTDSFPSVEEIKKTYHYLGTYFQLAYGAGAGVSFSFDLADFCKRFKLGVIKTMGALKFLEHDGYITLSENIFLPSRVLFTAGNEDVYRFQIENSGYDPLIKTILRSYGGMFDHYANISESDIATKLKTSFNSVVRQLNNLQDQGLISYLPQTDQPQMQFVVARVDLLHLDTDVKYIELRKKIQSEQIRAVLAYADTFVCRSIQLLSYFDEPNADQCGVCDVCLAQKRNEDLAELDDKIDFEIATLVQTEPQTLDALINQIRTGTDQDKLNRIRELLDAGKIKTDGKNYYL from the coding sequence ATGAACGAAACAGAAGTATTAAAACAATATTGGGGATTTAATTCATTCAGGCCTTTACAGCAGGATATTATCCAGGCTGTATTGGAAGGAAAGGATGTGATGGCACTTTTACCAACAGGAGGCGGGAAATCTTTATGTTTCCAGGTGCCTGCGCTAGTAAAAGAAGGGATTTGTATTGTGGTTTCGCCACTGATTGCCCTGATGAAAGATCAGGTAGAAAATTTAAAAGCAAAAGGGGTCAATGCCGTAGCTATCTACGCTGGAATGGGTAAAAGAGAAATAGATATTTTGCTGGATAACTGTATTTATGGCCCTGTTAAATTTCTTTACCTGTCACCGGAACGTTTATTAGCTGATCTGGTGAGAACCAGGATTTCTTATATGAATGTTAACCTGATTGCGATAGATGAAGCGCATTGTATTTCACAGTGGGGTTATGATTTCAGGCCATCTTATATGCAGATTACCGCATTGAGAGAAATCCATCCGGAAGTTCCTTTTATCGCGTTAACGGCAACTGCTACAGCTTTTGTAAGGGAAGATATCGTAGATAAATTAACGCTCAGAGACCCACAGATCTTTGTACAGAGCTTTGCGCGTAAAAACCTGAGTTATGTAGTTTTTGGACTGGAAGATAAGCACAAAAAGCTGATTGATATTGTGACAAACGTAAAAGGGAGCGGGCTGGTTTATGTACGAAACAGGCGCGAAACTTCAGAAATTGCTCTTTTTTTGAAGAGAAATCAGATTGCTGCCGATTTTTATCATGCAGGAATAGAAAAAGATGAACGTTCCAAAAAGCAGGAAGCCTGGAAGCAGAATAAGATCAGGGTCATGGTGGCAACCAATGCTTTTGGGATGGGAATAGATAAACCTGACGTCCGTTTTGTAGTTCATCTGGATCTCCCTGAAAGTCTGGAAGCTTATTATCAGGAAGCGGGTCGCGGTGGCAGGGACGGAAAAAGGGCTTATGCGGTTTTGCTGGCTAATGCCTCAGATCAGTTGGCCTTAAAAGCAAAATACACAGATAGTTTTCCATCTGTAGAAGAAATCAAGAAGACCTATCATTATTTAGGAACTTACTTTCAGCTGGCTTATGGAGCAGGAGCAGGGGTCAGCTTTAGCTTTGATCTGGCGGATTTCTGCAAGCGTTTTAAGCTGGGTGTAATCAAGACTATGGGCGCATTGAAATTTCTGGAGCATGATGGTTATATCACGCTTTCAGAAAATATATTTTTACCTTCCCGGGTTTTATTTACCGCGGGAAATGAAGATGTTTATCGTTTCCAGATTGAGAACTCTGGCTATGATCCTTTGATTAAAACGATATTGAGGTCTTATGGTGGAATGTTTGACCATTATGCTAATATTAGTGAAAGCGATATTGCGACAAAGTTGAAGACCTCTTTTAACAGTGTGGTGCGGCAACTGAATAATTTGCAGGATCAGGGCTTAATCTCTTATCTTCCGCAAACAGATCAGCCTCAAATGCAGTTTGTAGTAGCGAGAGTAGATTTATTACATCTGGATACGGATGTAAAATATATAGAATTGAGAAAAAAGATACAATCTGAACAGATCCGCGCAGTATTGGCTTATGCAGATACATTTGTTTGCAGAAGTATCCAGTTATTATCTTATTTTGATGAACCTAATGCTGATCAGTGCGGGGTATGCGATGTTTGTTTAGCGCAGAAAAGGAATGAAGACCTTGCAGAACTGGACGATAAGATAGATTTTGAAATTGCAACGCTGGTTCAAACGGAACCTCAGACACTTGATGCGCTGATTAATCAGATCAGAACGGGCACAGATCAGGATAAGCTAAACCGCATTCGCGAGCTATTGGATGCAGGTAAAATTAAAACAGACGGCAAAAACTATTACCTTTGA